TACTTGCTCCAAACTTAGAGGATAAACTTTTGCCTCCGAGCCGCCATTGGGAGGAGGAAACGGATTTGACTACTTTGCGGATCGAAACACCGGGGCGTTCGCTTAAACTCCAATTCTCCGATAAAAAAGTTAAAATCCCTCGTTTGGAACATCTCAATTTAGAATCCAACCGGGGTCTAAGCCTCCATCATTTTGCCAATCATGAACTTATGGCAATTGAGTTATTTGCTTGGGCTTTACTTGCTTTTCCTTCGGCACCTAAATTCATCCGCAATGGATTCTTAAAAACAATCGAAGAGGAACAAACTCATTTAAAATTGTATTTGCAACGTATGAGAGAGTTTGGAGTCGATTTTGGTGACATCCCTCTAAATTATATATTCTGGAAACAGTTAGGACAATTTGGTAGTTTAGAATCCTTTTCTGCAGTGATGTCTATTTCTTTTGAAGGTGCAAACTTAGATTATGCACAAGTATATGCACAAGTTTTTTCTTATTTTGGAGATCAGCTAACATCTGATATCATGCTTACGATATTTGAAGACGAAGTGAAACATGTAAAAAGAGGACTTCGTGCTTTTGAACGTTCACTTCCCGAAAATAAGAACCATTGGGATCATTATAGGTCATTGATCCAATTTCCTTTTACACCTAGACGTGCCAAAGGATATCTTTACCTTCCAGAAACAAGATCACTTGCCGGCATGGATTCAGAGTTTATCCAATCTCTTGGAAGTTACGAAGATGAATATACTGGGCGAGTGAATTTGGAATCGGTAAAAAAATTCGGACTTGGAGAGACGATACTTCGAAAAAACAGACTTGATTCTCATCTCTCAGGTCTTTAAGATTTATAAGGGAAGGTAATTATGAAATTGAGAATGATCTTGAGTTTACTATTGTTTCTGTCGGCACTCGGATTTGTACTGAATGCGGAAAAAAAAGCCAATGCTTCTGTCGAAATGAATCTTCATGATTTTATGGAAGACTATACAAAACCGGCGACGAAATTGTATGACAAAAAAGATAATGCAGACTATCTCAACAAAATATTAGAAAAGGTTCCAGATATGGCACCTGAAGACCAAAAGTCAGAATGGAAAGAAATCATTGATGCTAAATTGGCAGTGGGAAAACCAGATGAAACTTGTAAGTCCTGCCACACAAAATTTAAAAAAGAATACAAAGCTAAATATAGAAAAAAACTCATCCCTATTCCAGAAGACCTGCTCGGTTTTCCTAAAGAAATCAAAGCGTTATTAAAAAAGTAAAATGATCATTTGCTCCGGTTTTGCGGAGCAAATCGTATGACAAAATTAGGATTTT
The sequence above is drawn from the Leptospira sp. WS4.C2 genome and encodes:
- a CDS encoding DUF455 family protein → MKVSEYAKHLLLAPNLEDKLLPPSRHWEEETDLTTLRIETPGRSLKLQFSDKKVKIPRLEHLNLESNRGLSLHHFANHELMAIELFAWALLAFPSAPKFIRNGFLKTIEEEQTHLKLYLQRMREFGVDFGDIPLNYIFWKQLGQFGSLESFSAVMSISFEGANLDYAQVYAQVFSYFGDQLTSDIMLTIFEDEVKHVKRGLRAFERSLPENKNHWDHYRSLIQFPFTPRRAKGYLYLPETRSLAGMDSEFIQSLGSYEDEYTGRVNLESVKKFGLGETILRKNRLDSHLSGL